From a single Chitinophaga sp. Cy-1792 genomic region:
- a CDS encoding FecR family protein: protein MQMNRDILERYFQGNCSEQEQMLVEEYLQQEATPMLDNMLQQTYIQANKPKSRIHKLWYGVAAAVATGIILLAGIYKYEPARPMAQQIDTIFNNTGNVQIYNLPDGSQVWLNAHSMLGYANDYNKNGRNLWLQGVALFKVVTNPKQPFNVHTRHLTTTVLGTTFQISTDNRADGGIQVSLIEGKVAVTGNSGYSKILQPGEMLTSKEDTPPVTAHFDSNELLDWKNNKIIFNKTTLADVLTRLQQREGLKIVLQDKQLANKKISGEFSARMPVKDILHSLAYVHNLSCTRVNDSTYLVAGKK, encoded by the coding sequence ATGCAAATGAATCGCGACATATTAGAAAGGTACTTCCAGGGTAACTGCTCCGAACAGGAACAGATGCTCGTAGAGGAATACCTGCAGCAGGAAGCAACCCCTATGCTGGATAATATGTTGCAGCAGACCTATATTCAGGCTAATAAACCTAAATCCCGCATACATAAATTATGGTACGGCGTTGCCGCCGCGGTGGCTACAGGTATCATCCTCCTGGCAGGCATCTACAAATATGAACCTGCCAGACCGATGGCACAACAAATCGATACCATCTTCAATAATACCGGCAACGTACAGATTTACAATCTCCCCGATGGCTCACAGGTATGGCTAAACGCTCATAGTATGCTGGGCTATGCGAATGATTATAACAAAAATGGCCGTAACCTCTGGCTGCAAGGCGTGGCACTGTTTAAAGTGGTAACCAACCCTAAACAGCCCTTTAATGTACATACCAGGCACCTGACAACCACCGTGCTGGGAACAACCTTCCAGATATCCACAGATAACCGCGCTGATGGCGGTATCCAGGTGAGCCTGATAGAAGGTAAAGTAGCAGTTACCGGTAATAGTGGGTACTCAAAAATATTGCAACCTGGCGAAATGCTTACCAGTAAAGAAGATACCCCTCCTGTTACGGCGCATTTCGATAGTAACGAACTGTTAGACTGGAAGAACAACAAAATCATTTTTAATAAAACCACGCTGGCTGACGTGCTGACCCGCCTGCAGCAACGTGAAGGCCTTAAAATTGTACTGCAGGATAAACAACTGGCAAACAAAAAGATATCAGGTGAATTCAGTGCCAGAATGCCTGTGAAAGACATTCTCCACTCACTGGCCTATGTGCATAACTTATCCTGTACGCGTGTAAACGATAGCACATACCTGGTGGCCGGAAAAAAGTAA
- a CDS encoding TonB-dependent receptor has translation MKLVSLLMLTVSANHLYAQSYKGLHDKVSLQFEKSNAVEIVKSLQKQTPYTFVYDPEYLQHCTVGAVKFNAAPLTAVLEYLDYNAPIDIELTTSNTIALRKGRAEKPASRADGRVTGKVVDSKNDPIPGVTILVSNGAGTVTNVDGSFDLPLAPGSYTLTFSFISYDSRKITDVVVAPKGTTPLNVVLKNNGAKLKEVTVTGTYKRASVEGLYALQKNSAGITDGISAAQIGRTPDKNVGEVLKRVSGLSTMENKYVVVRGLSERYNLAVLNGQIMPSTELNRKNFNYDIIPANLIENVTVVKTLTPDRSAEFGGGLVEVNTIDIPTESFFNIAVGASYNDKTTGKQFLSLPLEGKEYSGQISDHRKWYGRTDWSSNKELADAAAAWPKDKSMFNNNWILTDLKAPVSPNFQISGGKVLNRHFGFVASLGYRNTFATQDVISGRDGFEPRPYTEEPDSTIFHGQRYGFTSNINGLWGVGYRNERNKISYNGLFLQVLDQQLTVGKGYHDASGPKSMQLQDITTQSKILQHQLKGEHLFGNKGIKLKWQANYMTMDKIRPDNHMLIAEYYPNKNADLNDISISNYFPNGRSGVLRWWSRAKEKNLSWDMALSAPFKLGPLANTAKIGYSGWNKDRYFFVANTSTAQQSYGVPQPLSKYFKDSGQVAQLDGDRDDFKANVSLNAVYAMLDNKWGKFRLVWGVRAENYNLNDVNAVLERAINPANNGNKKLDASEVLNREPGLRFFPSANLTYSLTPAMNLRLAYAESIIRPDLRELSYFREYDYELGGEYLALDPIRSTTIKHYDFRYEWYPSPGDIVSASVFMKKLEYPMEIYQQGSNRIFNLKNNKSADNYGLEVEVRKSFAFTNVPVLRNFTLYGNFTYLDAWVKPLSTTIIRDENDDTRLRVMEKVGAYEHRPQSGASNYMMNAGIYYDLPVFTASMNYNFVTNRVFRPVDTWQNSFIEQPLKSLDAQISGKLLRNRMEIKLSMANILNSYSVVYQNMFQGVIPKNPSKSEMEYQSSRDLINYRLAPGRTYSATLTYKF, from the coding sequence GTGAAATTGGTATCCCTGTTGATGCTGACGGTATCAGCCAATCATCTGTACGCCCAGTCTTACAAAGGACTGCATGACAAAGTATCCCTTCAGTTTGAAAAGTCTAATGCGGTGGAAATAGTGAAATCACTGCAAAAACAAACACCCTATACTTTTGTATACGATCCTGAATATTTACAACATTGTACGGTAGGCGCTGTGAAGTTTAATGCGGCCCCGCTTACTGCAGTACTCGAATACCTCGATTATAATGCGCCTATTGATATAGAACTGACTACCAGCAACACGATTGCCCTGCGTAAAGGTCGTGCGGAAAAGCCTGCCAGTCGCGCCGATGGCCGTGTAACCGGTAAAGTGGTAGACAGTAAAAATGACCCTATTCCTGGTGTAACTATATTGGTAAGTAATGGAGCCGGCACCGTTACCAACGTCGACGGTTCTTTCGATCTGCCGTTGGCGCCGGGTTCCTATACCCTCACCTTTTCATTCATCTCCTACGATTCCCGCAAAATAACAGATGTGGTGGTTGCCCCCAAAGGTACCACCCCGCTGAATGTTGTCCTGAAAAATAATGGTGCTAAGCTAAAAGAAGTGACAGTAACGGGAACGTATAAACGTGCTTCTGTGGAAGGCCTCTATGCCTTGCAGAAAAACAGCGCGGGCATTACGGATGGTATCAGCGCCGCGCAGATCGGCCGCACACCTGATAAGAATGTGGGAGAAGTGCTGAAGCGTGTATCCGGATTATCTACTATGGAAAATAAGTATGTTGTAGTAAGAGGATTGAGCGAAAGATATAACCTGGCAGTATTAAACGGCCAGATCATGCCCAGCACGGAATTAAACAGAAAGAATTTCAACTACGATATTATCCCTGCAAACCTTATAGAAAATGTGACGGTGGTGAAAACCCTTACACCGGACCGTAGCGCCGAATTCGGTGGCGGTCTGGTGGAGGTAAATACCATCGATATCCCAACGGAAAGCTTCTTTAACATCGCTGTGGGAGCCAGTTACAACGACAAAACCACCGGTAAGCAATTCCTCTCGCTGCCACTGGAAGGAAAAGAATATAGCGGACAAATTTCCGATCACAGGAAATGGTATGGCCGCACCGATTGGAGTTCTAATAAAGAACTGGCTGACGCTGCTGCTGCCTGGCCTAAGGATAAATCCATGTTTAACAATAACTGGATCTTAACCGACCTCAAAGCGCCGGTATCACCAAACTTCCAGATCTCCGGAGGTAAAGTACTGAACAGGCACTTCGGATTTGTAGCTTCCCTTGGTTACAGAAATACTTTTGCCACACAGGATGTTATTTCCGGCCGCGATGGTTTTGAACCACGACCATATACTGAGGAGCCGGATAGTACCATCTTTCATGGTCAGCGGTACGGATTTACCAGTAATATCAATGGTTTATGGGGAGTAGGGTACAGAAATGAACGTAATAAAATCAGCTATAATGGCTTATTCTTACAGGTGCTGGACCAGCAACTGACCGTGGGAAAAGGCTACCATGACGCAAGCGGACCTAAAAGCATGCAGCTCCAGGATATCACTACGCAAAGTAAAATTCTGCAGCACCAGTTAAAAGGGGAACATCTCTTTGGTAACAAAGGCATTAAACTCAAATGGCAGGCTAATTACATGACTATGGACAAAATACGGCCTGATAACCATATGCTGATTGCTGAATATTACCCTAATAAAAATGCAGACCTGAATGATATAAGTATCTCCAATTATTTTCCTAACGGACGATCTGGTGTACTTCGCTGGTGGAGCCGTGCTAAAGAAAAGAATCTCAGCTGGGATATGGCGCTTTCTGCTCCGTTTAAACTAGGCCCACTCGCCAATACCGCTAAAATTGGCTATAGCGGCTGGAATAAGGATAGGTACTTTTTCGTTGCCAATACGTCCACTGCACAACAATCTTACGGTGTACCACAGCCGCTGTCAAAATATTTCAAAGACTCGGGTCAGGTAGCCCAACTGGACGGAGACCGCGACGATTTCAAGGCAAATGTTTCGCTGAATGCAGTATATGCCATGCTGGATAATAAATGGGGAAAATTCAGACTGGTATGGGGTGTGAGAGCAGAAAACTATAACCTCAACGATGTGAATGCTGTATTGGAGAGAGCTATAAATCCTGCTAATAATGGTAATAAGAAGCTTGATGCCAGTGAAGTATTAAACAGAGAGCCTGGTCTGCGCTTCTTTCCATCTGCAAATCTTACCTATAGTCTGACTCCGGCCATGAATCTCCGGTTAGCATATGCTGAAAGCATTATCAGGCCTGATTTACGAGAACTGTCTTATTTCAGGGAATATGATTACGAGCTGGGAGGGGAATATTTAGCACTGGACCCTATCCGCTCTACCACCATCAAACATTATGATTTCAGGTATGAATGGTATCCTTCCCCTGGAGATATTGTGTCCGCTTCTGTTTTTATGAAGAAGCTGGAATATCCAATGGAGATCTATCAACAGGGTAGCAATAGAATTTTTAATCTGAAAAATAATAAATCTGCTGATAACTATGGTTTAGAGGTAGAAGTGCGTAAGTCGTTTGCTTTCACCAATGTGCCTGTACTGCGCAATTTCACCCTGTATGGCAATTTTACCTACCTCGATGCATGGGTGAAACCATTATCTACTACTATTATCCGTGATGAAAATGATGATACCAGGTTACGTGTAATGGAAAAAGTGGGTGCATATGAACACCGTCCGCAGTCAGGAGCAAGCAACTATATGATGAATGCAGGTATCTACTATGATCTGCCGGTATTCACTGCCAGTATGAACTACAACTTCGTTACCAACAGGGTATTCCGTCCGGTAGATACCTGGCAGAACTCTTTCATAGAACAACCGCTGAAATCACTCGATGCACAGATTTCAGGAAAACTACTTCGCAATAGAATGGAAATTAAACTGAGCATGGCTAATATCCTTAATAGTTATAGTGTAGTATATCAGAATATGTTTCAGGGAGTAATTCCTAAAAATCCTTCTAAATCTGAAATGGAATACCAGTCGTCCCGTGATTTGATTAACTACCGACTGGCTCCGGGACGTACTTATAGCGCTACGCTTACCTATAAATTCTGA
- a CDS encoding S41 family peptidase: MRTYCTLLAAGLTICFSACRRDAPVSPAPPTGPVTQAEVNTWISDSLHHFYLWNQQLPAKPDTGLTPLNFFLSMRHAADPFSVLYNPDDASTLQTSLYTNFGIDISVIDFPASPSGVIAVVKLVTPNTFVATKFSRGSYISRINNTPVTAANAAQLVAQVLQNKTGSFTPATFSNGVLTEETAVQLDFGYPKDKPIYTATLSSASKKIGYLYYNSFNDNYNTDLVNIFRNYISTGITDLILDLRYNTGGSIAAAALLSALITDGINESSTFIQLSGNNIQGSYKMSFGETMAVPESGVAIKFADISNARLRLSRVYILTSHQTISAAELTVNNLKPYTKVIQIGAATYGKDKGAVIVRDQRNPKRIVWVMQPITYLLSNASGQGGYTGGLTPDYTVDEMSKQPLAELGDPADPLIAKAIALITGNGRATTSENLVATYFQAPAIANEVIIPHKK; the protein is encoded by the coding sequence ATGCGTACCTACTGTACTTTGTTAGCAGCCGGCCTGACCATTTGTTTCAGCGCCTGCCGACGTGATGCCCCCGTTAGTCCCGCCCCGCCCACAGGACCGGTTACACAAGCCGAAGTCAACACCTGGATATCCGATAGTTTACATCATTTTTATTTGTGGAACCAGCAACTGCCAGCAAAACCGGATACAGGGCTGACTCCACTCAACTTTTTCCTCAGCATGCGCCATGCCGCAGACCCCTTTTCTGTGTTGTATAATCCGGATGATGCCAGCACCTTACAAACATCTTTATACACTAATTTCGGGATAGACATCAGCGTTATTGACTTTCCGGCCTCGCCCAGCGGGGTTATTGCCGTAGTGAAATTAGTTACCCCTAATACATTTGTGGCTACTAAGTTCAGCCGTGGCAGTTATATATCCCGTATCAACAATACTCCCGTTACCGCTGCCAATGCGGCCCAGCTGGTAGCACAAGTATTACAAAACAAGACAGGCTCTTTTACTCCGGCCACCTTTTCAAATGGCGTACTTACAGAAGAAACAGCAGTACAGCTGGATTTCGGCTACCCAAAAGACAAACCCATATATACGGCCACGTTATCATCTGCCAGCAAAAAAATCGGATATCTCTACTACAACTCTTTTAACGACAATTACAATACAGACCTTGTCAACATCTTCCGAAATTATATCTCTACAGGAATAACAGACCTTATACTTGACCTGAGATACAATACCGGTGGCAGTATTGCGGCGGCCGCGCTATTATCGGCACTGATCACTGATGGCATCAATGAGAGCAGTACCTTCATCCAGTTATCAGGGAATAATATACAGGGCAGTTATAAGATGAGTTTCGGAGAAACAATGGCAGTTCCGGAAAGTGGCGTTGCCATTAAGTTTGCTGACATTTCCAATGCACGGCTGCGACTTTCCAGGGTATACATTCTTACTTCTCATCAAACTATTTCAGCGGCTGAACTGACTGTTAATAACCTCAAGCCCTATACGAAAGTGATACAGATTGGCGCTGCCACCTATGGCAAAGACAAAGGCGCCGTTATTGTAAGAGACCAGCGGAACCCTAAGCGGATCGTCTGGGTGATGCAACCCATTACTTACCTGCTTAGCAATGCCAGTGGTCAGGGTGGCTATACTGGCGGTCTTACGCCGGATTATACTGTCGATGAGATGAGTAAACAGCCCCTGGCAGAACTGGGTGATCCTGCTGATCCATTGATTGCAAAAGCAATAGCTTTAATTACCGGCAACGGAAGGGCCACCACCAGTGAAAACCTTGTAGCTACGTACTTCCAGGCGCCGGCAATTGCTAATGAGGTGATCATTCCACACAAAAAATAA
- a CDS encoding RNA polymerase sigma factor, producing MSDSPVKSKFESLFANNNEKIYRFALKLTGDASRAQDITQQCFIRLWEHIDKVEEGQDIFPLLFVYVKHLVIDEARRHYREKKLIAAATEEQKTQPSSDDNVERYVIRKEFDQQMNSAVQQLPEQRKNVYMLSRYHGYSNKEIADKLSISVATVKNHLGLAMQAIKQQVSAHFDIEKSR from the coding sequence ATGTCTGATAGCCCTGTCAAATCCAAATTTGAAAGTCTCTTTGCCAACAACAATGAGAAAATTTACCGGTTTGCCCTGAAGCTCACCGGCGATGCATCGCGGGCACAGGATATAACCCAGCAATGCTTTATCCGCCTGTGGGAGCATATAGATAAGGTTGAAGAAGGACAGGATATATTTCCGTTATTGTTTGTATATGTAAAGCACCTGGTTATCGATGAAGCCCGCAGGCATTATCGGGAGAAGAAGTTAATTGCAGCAGCCACCGAAGAGCAGAAAACACAGCCATCATCGGATGATAACGTAGAAAGATATGTTATCCGTAAAGAGTTTGACCAGCAGATGAACAGCGCCGTACAGCAACTTCCGGAACAACGAAAAAATGTGTATATGCTTAGCCGTTATCATGGCTATAGCAATAAAGAGATTGCGGATAAACTATCTATTTCTGTAGCCACTGTTAAAAACCACCTGGGACTTGCCATGCAGGCCATCAAACAACAGGTGAGTGCCCATTTTGATATAGAAAAATCCCGGTAA
- a CDS encoding glycerophosphodiester phosphodiesterase family protein gives MKAIFPMLLSAALFTGNVQAQTKLDVQAHRGGMGLMPENTIPAMINAVKLGARTLELDCIITADNKVVVSHDAFMSAAFMLKPDGSEITKDEQKTLLLYSMTYDSIRKFDAGTKHNARFPEQQNFKTYRPLLAELIDSVEHYVKLNHLTPVYYNVETKSEAQGDGKLNPAPDVFVDLVMGVINKKKIASRVTIQSFDPRTLQQLHVKFPKQQTAWLIANKESFETNIKTLGFTPNIYSPAFQLVTADLVKEAHDKKVQVLPWTVDEVDDMKKMIDLGVDGIITNYPNRLIEIVGSYQQK, from the coding sequence ATGAAAGCTATTTTTCCTATGTTATTAAGCGCTGCATTGTTTACAGGTAACGTGCAGGCACAAACGAAATTAGATGTGCAGGCACACCGCGGTGGAATGGGCCTGATGCCGGAAAATACCATTCCTGCCATGATCAATGCGGTGAAGCTGGGTGCGCGCACGCTGGAGCTGGACTGCATCATTACTGCAGATAATAAAGTAGTGGTGTCTCATGATGCCTTTATGTCGGCGGCCTTCATGCTTAAGCCTGATGGTTCCGAAATTACAAAGGATGAGCAAAAGACGCTGCTGCTCTACTCCATGACCTACGATAGCATCCGTAAATTCGATGCAGGTACCAAACACAATGCCCGTTTCCCGGAACAGCAGAATTTTAAAACGTATCGTCCACTCCTGGCTGAACTGATTGATAGCGTGGAGCATTACGTGAAATTAAATCACCTCACACCGGTTTATTACAACGTAGAAACCAAGTCTGAGGCACAGGGCGACGGCAAACTGAATCCTGCTCCCGATGTTTTTGTTGACCTGGTAATGGGTGTCATTAACAAGAAGAAAATTGCCAGCAGGGTAACGATTCAGTCTTTTGATCCACGCACCCTGCAGCAGCTGCACGTGAAATTTCCTAAACAGCAAACTGCCTGGCTGATTGCTAATAAGGAATCTTTTGAGACTAATATCAAAACACTGGGATTCACACCAAATATCTACAGTCCCGCATTTCAGCTGGTTACTGCGGACCTGGTAAAGGAAGCCCATGATAAAAAAGTACAGGTATTACCGTGGACGGTTGATGAAGTGGATGATATGAAGAAGATGATTGATTTGGGCGTAGATGGTATTATCACCAATTACCCGAATAGATTGATTGAAATAGTTGGTAGCTACCAGCAAAAATAA